A window from Labrus mixtus chromosome 14, fLabMix1.1, whole genome shotgun sequence encodes these proteins:
- the LOC132988255 gene encoding transgelin-like, whose protein sequence is MSNKGVAYGFSRDVQSKIDKKYDPEVEERLVEWIMAQCGLNVSLPESGKTGFQNWLKDGCVLSELINSLYTSNKPFKTIKSSGMAFKQMEQISLFLSAAERYGVTKTDMFQTVDLFEAKDLASVQRTLMALGNLAITKDDGTYKGDPGWFHKKAQENKREFTDEQLSEGKSVIGLQMGTNKLASQAGMKGYGLPRQIINDP, encoded by the exons ATGTCAAACAAAGGTGTCGCTTACGGTTTCAGCCGCGATGTGCAGAGTAAGATTGACAAGAAATATGACCCGGAGGTTGAGGAAAGGCTAGTGGAGTGGATCATGGCCCAGTGTGGTCTTAATGTCAGCCTACCTGAGTCCGGCAAGACTGGCTTCCAGAACTGGCTCAAGGAtggatgt gtgCTGAGTGAGCTTATAAACAGCCTATATACATCCAACAAGCCATTCAAGACCATCAAGAGCTCTGGCATGGCATTCAAGCAGATGGAACAAATATCCCTGTTCctgagtgctgcagaaagaTACGGAGTCACCAAAACAGACATGTTTCAGACTGTAGACCTGTttgaag CTAAAGACCTGGCTTCTGTCCAGAGGACCCTGATGGCTCTGGGTAACTTGGCTATCACTAAGGATGATGGGACTTACAAAGGAGATCCGGGATGGTTCCATAA GAAAGCccaggaaaacaaaagagagttCACAGACGAGCAGCTGAGCGAAGGCAAAAGTGTCATCGGTCTGCAGATGGGCACAAACAAACTAGCATCTCAAGCTGGAATGAAAGGATACGGACTACCAAGGCAGATCATCAACGACCCCTAA